The genomic region ACATGTTTTAGCTCAAATGAGTGTGTACagaatataaatgaatatatataataatataattatttaaattaatttttttttttaagtacATGGAAgcacatttttttaaatataatatacgCTTATTTAGTTCacaagaaatatatatatatatatatatatatatatatatatttataagattttcttaataatatcatttatGTAGTACTATAACAAgaagtataaaaaaatagattcattgattttcataaatatataacatataaatataaatatatatatatatatatatatatatatatatatatataagtataaaaaaaatagatttgtatgaattttatttttctttccattttaataaatatgttcttatatataatgagAAATAGATATTTAACATATgtttaaaaagaaaaatttaagATTTACATGATTaggaataaaaatattaaagctatatattaatgttgtactttatgttcatattgtataagataaatataatttttattaaaatttatatttattattattataaattcttagaaaatacattttgttttaaaataatactataaaaagaacaataataaaaataaaattaaaacataattaaaaaagaaaaatacaGACAGTAAAAAAATCGCTATCCTATAAATTACAAAAGATGAattaataaacatatatgtttattaataaagttgtaagttatttttatatatgtataataaattaaagaTACTGAAtcaataattttaaatgtaaataaatgaataatgatatgttttatatgattcatttttctatatttataaggaagattagaaaaaaaaaaaaaaaactcatatgtattttttttgtaatttctgtgtttatgtttttatttttataatatttttaatctATTATTAAATGGATTTAATGGCGTAGGCAATGCGTGGGGGATGCATGATGAGCATCGGCTGCATGATGGGCATTGGCAGCATGATGAGCATCAGCTACATGATGGGCATTGGNNNNNNNNNNNNNNNNNNNNNNNNNNNNNNNNNNNNNNNNNNNNNNNNNNNNNNNNNNNNNNNNNNNNNNNNNNNNNNNNNNNNNNNNNNNNNNNNNNNNCATGATGAGCATCAGCTACATGATGGGCATTGGCAGCATGATGAGCATCAGCTACATGATGGGCATTGGCAGCATGATGAGCATCGGCTGCATCATGAACAAAGGCTGCATCATGAGCAAAGGCTGCATCATGAGCAAAGGCTGCATGATGGGCATGATGTGAATGAAGAGGATCATGTTCATGAAcgttattattatcatctaCATGTGCTTGAGTTTCTTGTAATAATCTCTTATTTGAATTAAGTCCTTTTGCATTTTTGCTACACAagttattattaaattcggaattattctatataaaaataaaaaagcatttaaaaatgaaaaaaaaaaatatatatataatatataaatatatatatatatatatatattattattattatatgtatttttataattgagtgctatatttatttatatttgcAATTAAAATGCTTACGTTATCTAACAAAAGTACGGAGGCAAAAACGGCAGCGGATAatactttattttttgagAAGGAAACcatttttcttaaataactatataaataaaaaaagaaataataacaaaaatgtataaatataattgtataatatatgatatatataaaatatagaaTACTAATTTTTTggatatacaaaaaaaaagttctgcatacataaaaatatgaagtgaaaaataaacattatatataattcattatatactttttttcataaataatatacatatatatatatatatatataattattatataaaattatttaattgttctatacttttaattatataaaaaggggaaattaattataattattttgatttatttaaaaaaaaaaaaaaaaaaattgaagTATTAAAAATGGAGAAACTTAAAAGCAAAGTagatgaaaaattataaatgcttaaataaaatttatatttaaataaataaaaatgtttatctatatttaaacaaaatttattttacataaaaaaattttttaactttatttttatattttatatttttaaaataagattattttcttttaattaaaaattataattattttttatgtggcttttaatattttttaaaaaagattTAAAATACAGAAGTAtgataaatttaattttatagagaataataaattttattatattttttaaatgcaaaaaaaaaaaaaaaaaaaattttttacggattataataatataaatttgttttcataaaaaggaatttatatattttattttaattttttttttcatatatattaaaatttatcaatttattatatatttacttctatattttttaaggtcctatatatgttatttattaaatattattatcaatataaGAGAAATATTCATCTATCTTATATGTATCGCgtattttctttaaatattttaaatatagTATTTTTTGAGCGatataaaatgtttaaatatatatataagaatgacataaaagaaaaaaattttcatttaaaaatattattaaggaataaaaaattataaaaatctAAAAATAGTACTGTATGACTGGAAAGTAATTTATTATGGTATtccatttatatttaaaatatatatatacctacgtacatattatatatatatagtattcttttccataaaataaaaaaataatttgtaGTTAAAATATAGAAATTTCTGTGACCTactattttatatatatatatatatatatatatataaatatatatttatataattatataaattgtacataaaaagtttttacttattttgtaaattattattatttttttattatctaattttatatatatttatatattttttgtacatattatatatttttaaataaaaaggaatataaaataaaatattat from Plasmodium reichenowi strain SY57 chromosome 8, whole genome shotgun sequence harbors:
- a CDS encoding histidine-rich protein II, putative (part of same gene as PRSY57_0831100B~gap found within coding sequence), which translates into the protein MVSFSKNKVLSAAVFASVLLLDNNNSEFNNNLCSKNAKGLNSNKRLLQETQAHVDDNNNVHEHDPLHSHHAHHAAFAHDAAFAHDAAFVHDAADAHHAANAHHVADAHHAANAHHVADAHH
- a CDS encoding histidine-rich protein II, putative (part of same gene as PRSY57_0831100A~gap found within coding sequence), yielding NAHHVADAHHAANAHHAADAHHASPTHCLRH